A single window of Leishmania panamensis strain MHOM/PA/94/PSC-1 chromosome 35 sequence DNA harbors:
- a CDS encoding hypothetical protein (TriTrypDB/GeneDB-style sysID: LpmP.35.4390): protein MLGTLFFDESHVSTAFRARARQQAVAFDESSATKHLPPNSNTRVSAPDDGVVRLHDGGGLVPAHNCAFNCRGEVALPSLRAALLWWLDADVSVVQLLVVNDTHSSKATRSCQSRLLTVELPVASPSSLVICGVTRNYMGDNGVAVVWVHRGVSGEAEEEVLFPGFVQVTVQREVDTTGHSNLLLFPDEQIVQCAPLSRIPCSFFRSTLARSGSAACVVAALPDDATQRTISIVVLTDGCRVWRAELFTDGTTAVTGFRDEYRYNLLRSFCDSNEEVQLIDTRSVVADLQGLASPAASNASSLADPDTEEANTLPRGSTWIRRLLGSGGRTGANTTDGGGRPAAGGLDVALPTTVRKRLYAAVTPVQQSGLVVLTRWNGQVEVYDTTNNALQLTKAYPIGVLPEAMLQPIDDSVSGHGGKVTRGKSKLCTLPPGPIAQWATRSPTTELLHVVSCFGSGEGRACFWSTLPPLAPLSSRIIGLEQASDTGEVLAQHCTLSVAPPTQSSFPLACAVTADGRKMILVSDVGTEEDGHLLCTRSLGALTVRGEQAYEDGVTTVVQVMEAADSPGLGDLLRMGRMHGYLCQGARMQGVVAQDNAVLMVERGPQTCRLYTLEEAFPDAMRMANEGVVVGVDEEDVYATAHDTDGNDIISAYIDGAPLLLHRVHYVPLSETPPLLPGTAAPSATHNMDGFALYWEGVNVVQACPHGSRLMSDVLQDVLLATVPVTQLVSLPRFLSEAHLSGYTAALHCNGTTMKAFVRAAIRIALSPPSTAAASETAHALYYFSRLYTTHATLGELLSRIVFLTTTYLGWQSTHSLSYAFSSAAEDDAALNTAGWASHWLITALEVLVAAYHAVPVAGADLVQLALVDDSLRQPSYKAIVAALLPTLGNTTASDSGDCVATGWEISTLSMVQVANRLLHCGTPSTARACGVWVKQLVHRFALLQHYQVLSLLSTAAASTQSERTLVLCEQVCQALAREAPGDVTAALLLEGLLLTDVSGSGSAFLQLSLDEVAAFLAADPTLGPKLYAIGVLRRTTMVGSLHPSLSHSITHRYLYTTLATCIEVMERMQKCALATASAPTLVPFPQLRRALEELQVDVLLASALARVSEGDIACCFHDVQTALDFMTRHKCLPSYSELVQVILGHIVEVACASQANMNALLRATTLGAAQLEEALILRWYNYIARLPTKSATEATEALRYRAIMGLHRYLMNRHAYAECARLMSSLATLIRCSPRRRSASAGISVSELAGLALHAAEMIAPSAPMAETAAGEQARTSQVAFHGVPHDPALMMGSPLSLGYSWQPSTSASLIPFDLNAAALDAPARGPRWLTRTDIPWLRRRLYQAHCERQLWRRGCLLDCTDLWVEGAPADAYQAGVEKLVAALMQARLWPQAFRFACLSAVYDPCTVLVEWAVDLLHAPRRHGSEEAEEEEEEEAAHADRNAAWTELIGYCGELSNLENQFYAYVRTVTEALMCAYLQVPTALLAAHRAADAYTAMTTLFHVALMLRKQVEAAEREPQRGEEDGDNEEDADKLLLSSSQREAGTTAAGHLAGKRGTISLESMRCNVWRAWCAAARIGIDMASERQLRRTTVPLFQRSVGAGIGAGEVVAEEEEAAQMQPEASGERIVLDASSIARRTFSAFTAGALDPMAVCASELLRMPAYCVSLNLVAQGETTVRQFQDLMGRPCS from the coding sequence aTGCTCGGGACGCTGTTTTTCGACGAGTCACATGTCAGTACGGCATTTCGGGCACGTGCGCGTCAGCAAGCGGTGGCCTTCGATGAGTCGAGTGCAACCAAGCATCTTCCGCCGAACAGTAACACCAGAGTCTCGGCCCCAGACGACGGTGTAGTACGTCTACATGACGGTGGTGGGCTCGTGCCAGCGCACAACTGCGCGTTTAACTGCCGTGGCGAAGTGGCTTTGCCGTCTCTTCGAGCCGCACTGCTCTGGTGGCTGGATGCTGATGTGAGTGTGGTACAACTGCTTGTCGTGAACGATACACATAGCAGCAAAGCCACTCGCAGCTGTCAGTCACGCCTCTTAACTGTTGAGCTGCCTGTCGCTTCCCCAAGCAGCCTCGTAATATGCGGTGTGACTCGGAATTACATGGGCGATAATGGCGTTGCCGTGGTTTGGGTTCATCGCGGCGTTTCCGGGGAGGCCGAAGAGGAGGTATTGTTCCCAGGTTTCGTGCAAGTGACAGTGCAGCGTGAGGTGGACACTACCGGCCACAGCAACCTCCTGCTCTTCCCAGACGAGCAAATTGTTCAATGCGCACCGCTTTCACGCATACCGTGCTCCTTCTTCCGGAGCACACTGGCTagaagcggcagtgctgcctgcgtcgttgctgcgtTACCTGACGACGCAACGCAGCGCACCATCTCCATTGTTGTGCTCACAGATGGCTGTCGTGTCTGGCGCGCCGAGCTGTTCACGGATGGCACCACTGCTGTGACTGGGTTTCGAGACGAGTACCGGTACAACCTGCTCCGATCTTTCTGTGACTCcaacgaggaggtgcagctgatCGATACACGCAGTGTTGTTGCCGACCTGCAAGGACTGGCGAGCCCGGCGGCGTCGAACGCGTCATCTTTAGCTGATCCTGACACAGAAGAGGCGAATACTTTACCTCGTGGATCCACGTGGATTCGGCGACTCttgggcagcggcggtcgtACAGGGGCGAACACTAccgatggcggcggcaggccCGCCGCTGGCGGGCTGGATGTGGCGCTGCCTACCACCGTGAGGAAACGCCTTTACGCTGCTGTCACGCCTGTTCAGCAAAGCGGGTTGGTGGTGCTGACCCGGTGGAACGGCCAGGTGGAGGTGTATGACACCACCAACAACGCTCTGCAGCTGACGAAGGCTTACCCAATCGGGGTACTACCAGAGGCGATGCTCCAACCCATCGATGACAGCGTTTCAGGTCATGGTGGGAAAGTGACGAGAGGGAAGAGTAAGCTGTGCACACTACCGCCAGGGCCTATCGCACAGTGGGCCACAAGGAGTCCAACAACGGAACTGTTGCATGTCGTCTCGTGCTTTGGCagcggggaggggcgtgCGTGCTTCTGGAGCACACTCCCGCCCTTGGCGCCGTTGTCCTCGAGAATCATCGGACTCGAGCAAGCAAGTGATACCGGCGAAGTTCTGGCACAGCACTGCACGCTGAGCGTGGCGCCGCCAACGCAATCTAGCTTTCCACTCGCGTGCGCTGTGACGGCAGACGGGCGGAAAATGATCCTCGTGAGCGATGTCGGCACAGAGGAGGATGGGCACCTGCTGTGCACGCGCTCCCTCGGCGCACTGACGGTGCGTGGCGAGCAGGCTTACGAGGACGGAGTGACAACGGTGGTGCAAGTGATGGAGGCTGCGGATAGCCCCGGGCTGGGTGACCTACTGCGCATGGGTCGCATGCATGGATATCTCTGCCAGGGTGCACGCATGCAGGGCGTCGTCGCGCAGGATAATgcggtgctgatggtggAGCGCGGCCCGCAGACGTGCCGTCTGTACACGCTTGAAGAGGCTTTTCCGGATGCGATGCGGATGGCGAACGAAGGAGTGGTGGTCGGTGTGGATGAAGAGGATGTCTACGCTACGGCACACGACACGGATGGCAATGACATCATATCCGCGTACATTGACGGCGCACCACTGCTGTTGCATCGCGTGCACTATGTACCGCTGTCGGAGACACCGCCGCTCCTGccaggcactgctgcgccgtctgcTACCCACAACATGGATGGGTTTGCGCTCTACTGGGAGGGTGTCAACGTTGTACAAGCGTGCCCACATGGATCGCGGCTCATGTCGGATGTGCTGCAGGATGTCCTGCTTGCCACTGTCCCCGTCACGCAGCTTGTCTCGCTACCTCGATTTCTAAGCGAGGCGCACCTTAGCGGGTACACAGCGGCGCTACATTGCAACGGGACTACAATGAAAGCCTTTGTGCGTGCAGCCATCCGTATTGCGTTGTCGCCGCcttcgacggcagcggctaGCGAAACAGCACACGCGCTTTACTACTTCAGCCGCCTCTACACAACGCACGCTACTCTTGGTGAGCTGCTGTCTCGAATCGTTTTTCTCACCACCACATATCTGGGCTGGCAGAGCACCCACTCTCTTTCATACGCATTCTCCTCAGctgccgaggacgacgccgcATTGAACACTGCGGGTTGGGCGTCGCACTGGCTCATCACAGCCCTGGAGGTGCTGGTAGCGGCGTACCACGCTGTGCCTGTCGCCGGTGCTGATCTTGTCCAGCTTGCCCTTGTGGACGACAGCTTGCGCCAGCCATCTTACAAGGCCATTGTGGCGGCATTGTTGCCAACCCTGGGCAATACGACGGCtagcgacagcggcgactgTGTGGCCACTGGTTGGGAGATAAGTACGCTGTCCATGGTGCAGGTGGCAAACCGTCTGCTCCACTGCGGCACGCCCTCGACGGCGCGCGCTTGCGGGGTCTGGGTGAAGCAGCTTGTGCACCGCTTCGCTCTTCTGCAGCACTACCAGGTGTTGTCCCTGctgagcacagcagcggcttctACACAGTCTGAGCGTACGCTGGTGCTTTGCGAGCAGGTGTGCCAAGCACTGGCTAGAGAGGCACCCGGCGATGTCACGGCAGCGCTTTTGCTGGAGGGATTGCTGCTCACGGACGTCTCCGGCTCCGGCTCTGCGTTTCTCCAGCTCTCCCTTGATGAGGTAGCCGCGTTTCTTGCAGCCGACCCAACACTAGGGCCGAAACTCTACGCCATCGGCGTGCTGCGTCGCACCACAATGGTCGGCTCGCTGCACCCATCTTTGAGCCACTCCATCACTCACCGGTACCTGTACACTACGCTCGCAACGTGCATCGAGGTGATGGAGCGGATGCAGAAGTGCGCCTTGGCTACCGCGTCCGCGCCGACGCTGGTCCCTTttccgcagctgcgccgcgcgctggaggagttgCAGGTGGATGTGCTACTGGCGAGCGCTCTTGCGAGGGTGTCGGAGGGTGATATTGCGTGCTGCTTCCACGATGTGCAGACAGCGCTCGACTTCATGACACGCCACAAGTGCCTGCCATCGTACTCAGAGCTGGTGCAGGTGATTCTCGGCCACATCGTCGAAGTTGCTTGCGCGTCGCAGGCGAACAtgaatgcgctgctgcgcgccacgACCCTTGGTGCAGcccagctggaggaggcgctgatTCTGCGGTGGTACAACTACATTGCGCGTCTGCCGACCAAGAGCGCCACGGAGGCGACGGAGGCACTGCGGTACCGCGCCATTATGGGTTTACATCGCTATTTGATGAACCGCCACGCCTACGCCGAGTGCGCAAGACTCATGTCGAGCTTGGCCACGCTCATCCGCTGCTCgccacggcgccgcagcgcgtcgGCCGGGATCTCGGTAAGCGAACTGGCCGGACTGGCACTGCACGCGGCAGAAATGATTGCACCTTCTGCGCCTATGGCGGAGACGGCAGCTGGTGAGCAAGCTCGGACCAGTCAAGTTGCATTCCATGGAGTCCCTCATGACCCGGCGCTGATGATGGGCTCGCCGTTGTCGCTAGGGTACTCATGGCAGCCGTCAACCTCGGCATCCCTGATTCCTTTCGACCTCAATGCAGCTGCTCTCGATGCGCCGGCGCGCGGACCTCGCTGGCTGACACGCACCGACATTCCCTGGTTACGCCGCCGCTTGTACCAAGCCCACTGTGAGCGCCAGTTGTGGCGTCGTGGCTGCCTGCTGGACTGCACCGACCTGTGGGTTGAGGGTGCGCCGGCGGACGCCTACCAGGCTGGCGTGGAGAAACTCGTGGCGGCGCTCATGCAAGCGCGCCTTTGGCCACAAGCCTTTCGCTTTGCCTGCCTGTCTGCTGTGTACGACCCCTGCACGGTGCTGGTCGAGTGGGCGGTGGACCTGCTGCACGCGCCGCGAAGGCacggcagcgaagaagccgaggaggaggaggaggaggaggccgcgcATGCTGACCGGAATGCGGCGTGGACGGAGCTCATCGGCTACTGCGGGGAGCTCTCCAATCTGGAGAACCAATTTTACGCGTACGTGCGCACTGTCACTGAAGCGCTGATGTGCGCCTACTTGCAAGTGccgacagcgctgcttgcggcCCACCGAGCGGCTGATGCCTACACGGCCATGACAACGCTGTTCCACGTCGCGCTAATGTTGCGCAAGCaggtggaggcagcggaACGGGAACCGCAACGCGGCGAGGAAGACGGAgacaacgaggaggatgcaGATAAGCTGTTGTTGTCTTCCTCACAGCGAGAGGCTGggaccactgctgccggtCACCTCGCCGGGAAGCGAGGCACGATTTCGCTAGAGTCCATGCGGTGCAATGTGTGGCGTGCctggtgtgcagcagctcgaaTTGGCATTGACATGGCCTCTGAgcgtcagctgcgccgcactACTGTTCCTCTGTTCCAGCGTTCTGTTGGCGCAGGGATCGGCGCCGGCGAAGtcgtggcggaggaggaggaggcggcgcagatgCAGCCTGAGGCCTCCGGGGAGCGAATAGTGCTGGATGCTTCGTCGATCGCGCGCAGGACGTTTTCTGCTTTCACAGCTGGAGCGCTTGATCCGATGGCGGTGTGCGCGAGCGAGCTGCTGAGAATGCCAGCCTATTGCGTCTCTCTCAACCTTGTAGCGCAAGGCGAGACGACGGTGCGTCAATTCCAAGACCTGATGGGGCGACCTTGTAGCTGA
- a CDS encoding hypothetical protein (TriTrypDB/GeneDB-style sysID: LpmP.35.4400) codes for MKRSRQDNRHLGPAAAAMRRRDVYRDGRQAEEQVSIRKLFRDAVAMQKFHSPNQSGAAARVMIHSREELALYRQKRRAELEESVRRGFKAIGNWIRYARWEAQQCDFDRMRAVMERAVSVHGENPSLWRDYAELEESSGFIEHARQVWSRGVTALPSSVDLWVKYLAMEQAVGHDQRVRDVFHRWLSGDAVPSCAYQLAALYEAQQRRQAGCRDHLRRCVERFNTPASWLLYGATEQQVFGDYERAVKVLETAMQALPDEDLWGSEVCPVPLALAEAHVAAGNVVQARNVFHSTLEHVADHPLLLEKVLSSYSRFERLHGDGALSEQVARLRTIQLYEERLRKNTSDFDAYLTLYSLYRDQERERQLSASGPPSNALSAVRSSAAATSTALLHSPAAAASPSRQVLARALQMPARDPYSAQQRAVLVMEYARACEAEGELDEARRTLAEEIKSFPFDAALCPRLWVEAAAIEERHGGATQARRLLRAGSEVTKDPRLFEEAIQFEERQRTAVIEGMHVTAHSTTQSSMREVEEACAPYVAELRTDYQNAIQAFPFDVQWWLRYAKLEEQQQEIPRADALYGACIHTFNGEAERVTSFAHRYDLLGHVDAAWAHRIHLHTRRARALQRQVSRRKGSAVDAETARAELTTLQEELLRLYAALLQDVWNAYRHEAVAWFSRYFEAGEGSGSGVLAGAAPKTLPSSITPATARWSEAVEAVAGYMERMGAVKARQGTPESALAALRAILKSMVETERHAIRRSLGWTEQTTQFDAVQRAREWGELLLSPLLEEWSKFELTHGGSLEAVAAAMEKPLKRRTRLFKTRS; via the coding sequence ATGAAGCGCTCTCGCCAGGATAATCGTCATCTTGGcccagcggcggccgccatgCGCCGCCGTGACGTGTACCGAGACGGCCGtcaggcggaggagcaggtgagCATTCGGAAGCTCTTCCGGGACGCTGTAGCGATGCAAAAGTTCCACTCCCCGAACCAGTCTGGCGCCGCAGCCCGTGTGATGATCCACAGCCGTGAGGAGCTTGCCTTGTATCGCCAGAAGCGGCGCGCAGAGCTCGAGGAGAGTGTGCGGCGTGGCTTTAAGGCGATCGGCAACTGGATTCGCTACGCACGTTgggaagcgcagcagtgcgatTTTGACCGCATGCGGGCTGTCATGGAGCGCGCAGTTTCCGTGCACGGCGAGAATCCAAGCCTGTGGCGCGACTACGCAGAACTGGAGGAATCGAGCGGGTTCATAGAACATGCTCGTCAGGTGTGGAGTCGTGgtgtgacggcgctgccgtcgagTGTAGACTTGTGGGTTAAGTACCTGGCCATGGAGCAGGCAGTGGGTCACGATCAGCGGGTGCGAGACGTTTTTCATCGATGGCTTTCCGGGGACGCGGTGCCGTCGTGCGCATACCAGCTGGCTGCCCTTTATGAGGCCCAACAGCGGCGTCAGGCAGGCTGCCGCGACCACCTTCGCCGCTGCGTTGAACGTTTTAACACGCCAGCGAGCTGGTTGCTGTACGGCGCCACCGAACAACAAGTCTTCGGGGATTACGAGCGTGCCGTCAAGGTACTTGAGACAGCAATGCAGGCACTTCCCGATGAGGACCTTTGGGGGTCAGAGGTGTGCCCCGTGCCGCTTGCGctggcagaggcgcacgtgGCCGCCGGCAACGtcgtgcaggcgcgcaaTGTCTTCCACAGCACCCTCGAACACGTGGCCGATCACCCCCTGCTATTAGAGAAGGTGTTGTCGTCCTACAGCCGCTTTGAGCGCCTGCACGGAGACGGTGCGCTCTCTGAGCAGGTGGCGCGACTACGCACTATTCAGCTGTACGAAGAGCGCCTCCGAAAAAACACGAGTGACTTTGACGCCTATCTGACGTTGTACTCCCTCTATCGAGACCAGGAGCGTGAGAGGCAACTGAGCGCAAGCGGCCCGCCCAGCAACGCGCTGTCAGCGgtgagaagcagcgctgcagcaacgtCGACAGCCCTTCTCCACtcgccggctgctgcagcttctccgtcTCGGCAGGTGCTGGCGCGGGCACTCCAAATGCCTGCTCGGGACCCGTATAGTGCCCAGCAACGTGCTGTTTTGGTCATGGAGTACGCGCGTGCCTGTGAGGCTGAGGGAGAGCTGGATGAGGCAAGGCGCACCCTTGCGGAGGAGATCAAGAGCTTCCCCTTTGACGCGGCTCTGTGCCCGCGGCtgtgggtggaggcggccGCAATAGAGgagcgccacggcggcgccacgcagGCGCGCCGGCTTCTCCGCGCCGGATCAGAAGTAACAAAAGATCCGCGCCTCTTCGAGGAGGCAATTCAGTTCGAAGAGCGTCAGCGGACCGCCGTAATCGAGGGAATGCACGTCACAGCGCACTCGACCACGCAGTCGTCGatgagggaggtggaggaggcgtgtgCACCGTACGTGGCGGAGTTGCGTACAGACTATCAGAACGCCATTCAGGCCTTCCCATTTGACGTGCAATGGTGGCTCCGCTACGCGAAGTTggaggaacagcagcaggagatcCCGCGCGCAGACGCACTGTATGGTGCCTGCATCCATACCTTCAACGGTGAGGCTGAACGGGTTACGTCTTTTGCGCACCGCTACGACCTTCTCGGCCATGTCGACGCTGCCTGGGCACACCGAATTCATCTTCACAcgcggcgcgcgcgtgccCTGCAGCGACAGGTGTCGCGGCGCAAGGGGAGCGCTGTGGACGCAGAGACTGCTCGGGCGGAGTTGACGACACTGCAAGAGGAGCTTTTGCGCTTGTACGCGGCCCTCCTGCAGGACGTCTGGAATGCGTACCGACacgaggcggtggcgtggTTTTCGCGGTACTTCGAGGCAGGTGAAGGCAGCGGTTCCGGTGTGCTCGCTGGTGCCGCACCAAAGACGTTGCCCTCGTCCATCACACCTGCCACCGCGCGTTGGTCGGAAGCAGTGGAGGCGGTTGCAGGATATATGGAACGAATGGGCGCTGTGAAAGCACGTCAGGGCACCCCAGAGAGTGCCCTAGCTGCCCTTCGTGCGATCCTCAAGTCAATGGTTGAGACAGAGCGTCACGCTATTCGCCGATCTCTTGGCTGGACAGAGCAGACCACACAGTTTGACGCCGTACAGAGGGCGCGCGAGTGgggcgagctgctgctgtcgccactCCTCGAGGAGTGGAGCAAGTTTGAGCTCACCCACGGTGGGTCACTGGAGGCTGTTGCAGCCGCGATGGAGAAACCCTTGAAGCGCCGCACGCGACTCTTCAAGACGCGGTCGTAG